Proteins found in one Chloroflexota bacterium genomic segment:
- a CDS encoding DUF2892 domain-containing protein: MATEKNVHQTERLLSVASGSALVAFGIMRRHLPVSLAAIAGGAPLLWRGLTGHCPAYSALNINTAEQATEAMWSKPAAPATPRIPIPTNHTNADQAGVDHAKAISVEQTITVDQPVAEVFRFWGNFENLPKFMHYLNSVKMFQNGTSHWEAKAPLGLSISWDAEIADAKLNEYIAWRSLPNSTLPNQGRVEFNALSDEQTEVRVQLDYQPPAGAIGEAVAKLFGNDPQKAIAEDLERFRKVIEDEAERTAVKANAVGEKPNANDPEYSDKLKVEAKTNKEESLENEDKAVDTSFPASDPPATW; the protein is encoded by the coding sequence ATGGCTACTGAGAAAAATGTGCATCAAACTGAGCGCTTGCTTTCGGTAGCAAGCGGCAGCGCTTTGGTTGCGTTTGGGATTATGCGTCGCCATTTGCCAGTCAGTTTGGCGGCGATTGCTGGTGGTGCGCCGCTCTTATGGCGTGGCCTGACTGGCCATTGCCCAGCCTATAGTGCGCTCAATATCAATACTGCTGAGCAAGCTACTGAAGCCATGTGGAGCAAGCCCGCTGCCCCAGCAACGCCACGGATTCCGATTCCTACCAACCATACTAATGCCGATCAGGCTGGCGTAGACCATGCTAAGGCGATCAGCGTTGAACAGACAATTACGGTTGATCAGCCAGTCGCCGAGGTGTTTCGCTTTTGGGGCAATTTTGAAAACTTGCCTAAATTTATGCATTACCTCAATAGTGTCAAGATGTTTCAAAATGGCACGAGCCACTGGGAAGCCAAGGCTCCGCTGGGCTTGAGCATTTCGTGGGATGCGGAAATAGCTGATGCCAAACTGAATGAATATATCGCTTGGCGTTCGTTGCCCAACTCAACATTGCCCAATCAAGGTCGAGTTGAATTTAATGCCTTGAGCGATGAGCAAACCGAAGTGCGCGTGCAGCTTGATTATCAACCACCAGCAGGCGCGATCGGCGAGGCTGTTGCCAAATTGTTTGGCAACGATCCCCAAAAGGCGATTGCCGAAGATCTTGAACGTTTTCGCAAGGTCATTGAGGATGAAGCAGAGCGCACGGCGGTCAAGGCCAATGCTGTTGGCGAAAAGCCCAATGCTAACGACCCTGAATATAGCGATAAGCTCAAGGTTGAAGCCAAAACTAACAAAGAAGAATCGCTTGAGAATGAAGATAAAGCGGTCGATACCAGTTTTCCGGCTAGCGATCCGCCAGCAACTTGGTAG
- a CDS encoding GNAT family N-acetyltransferase translates to MLPLQIVPVRNARQRRQFIHFPWKVYRGANPDPLWVPPLLIERERFFNPKHGGFFAHGDVQLFLAQRGTEIVGTISAHINFLHNRTHNEHIGFFGFFEVLDDREAAAALLQIACAWVRDRGYKAIRGPMNFSINDECGLLIEGFELAPVMMMTYNPARYVEYIEHQGFGKAIDLYAWIVDQRSYAEKGRGAKIERVAALAQAQTGLTFRKLNMQRFAEEVEAGWHVYNQAWANNWGAIHMTLAEFRHLAYSFKPFLDPEVMIVAEDQRRMVGLLIAVPDINIPLRYSDGRLLPFGWLTMLRRKREINQMRVLIMGVLPEYRRRGIDAVFYREVRNAGLKRGYHTAEMSWILENNDVMNNTIAGLGGRRYKTYRIYEKKFS, encoded by the coding sequence ATGCTGCCGTTGCAGATTGTACCAGTGCGTAATGCCCGCCAGCGGCGACAATTTATTCATTTTCCTTGGAAGGTCTATCGCGGCGCGAACCCCGATCCGTTATGGGTTCCGCCCTTGTTAATCGAACGCGAACGCTTTTTCAACCCCAAACATGGCGGTTTTTTTGCCCATGGCGATGTGCAATTGTTTTTGGCGCAGCGTGGCACGGAAATTGTTGGCACGATCTCGGCTCACATCAATTTTCTGCATAATCGCACCCACAACGAGCACATTGGCTTTTTTGGTTTTTTCGAGGTGCTCGATGACCGCGAAGCTGCCGCTGCATTGCTGCAAATTGCTTGCGCTTGGGTGCGTGATCGCGGCTATAAAGCGATTCGTGGCCCCATGAATTTTTCGATTAATGATGAATGTGGCTTGCTGATCGAAGGCTTTGAGCTAGCCCCCGTGATGATGATGACCTATAATCCAGCCCGTTATGTTGAATATATCGAGCACCAAGGTTTTGGCAAGGCAATCGATTTATACGCCTGGATCGTCGATCAGCGCAGTTATGCCGAAAAAGGGCGGGGGGCGAAAATCGAGCGGGTGGCAGCCTTGGCCCAAGCTCAAACTGGCTTAACCTTTCGCAAACTGAATATGCAGCGTTTTGCCGAAGAAGTTGAGGCGGGCTGGCACGTTTACAATCAGGCTTGGGCCAACAATTGGGGTGCAATTCATATGACCTTGGCTGAATTTCGCCATTTGGCCTATAGCTTCAAGCCGTTTCTCGACCCCGAAGTGATGATTGTGGCCGAAGATCAGAGGCGCATGGTCGGCTTACTGATCGCCGTGCCCGATATTAATATTCCGCTGCGCTACAGTGATGGACGTTTATTGCCGTTTGGCTGGCTTACCATGCTGCGGCGCAAGCGCGAGATCAACCAGATGCGGGTGTTGATTATGGGGGTTTTGCCCGAATATCGGCGGCGTGGGATCGATGCAGTCTTTTATCGTGAAGTGCGCAATGCTGGCCTCAAGCGTGGCTATCATACCGCCGAAATGTCGTGGATTCTTGAAAATAATGATGTGATGAACAATACAATTGCTGGTTTAGGTGGGCGGCGCTACAAAACCTATCGCATTTACGAAAAAAAGTTTAGTTAA
- a CDS encoding MmcQ/YjbR family DNA-binding protein, with the protein MSNHVDYAQARSYCLSLDDAIEDYPFGIEPLVFKIGDERGKMFALLVRSEPAQISLKCDPDRAEMLREQYPAITAGYHLNKRHWNTIVLDGSVPDDECLALIAHSYDLVRPKRRKAKA; encoded by the coding sequence ATGAGCAACCACGTTGATTATGCCCAAGCTCGCAGCTATTGCTTGAGCCTTGACGACGCGATTGAAGATTATCCATTTGGAATTGAGCCATTGGTGTTTAAAATTGGCGATGAGCGCGGCAAAATGTTTGCCCTACTTGTGCGCAGTGAGCCAGCCCAAATTAGCCTGAAATGCGATCCTGATCGGGCTGAGATGTTGCGCGAACAATATCCAGCGATTACGGCTGGCTATCATTTAAATAAGCGCCATTGGAACACAATTGTGCTTGATGGCAGCGTGCCCGACGATGAATGTTTGGCGCTGATCGCCCATTCCTATGATTTAGTCCGGCCAAAACGGCGTAAAGCCAAAGCCTAA
- the pth gene encoding aminoacyl-tRNA hydrolase, protein MFLIVGLGNPGEKYLNNRHNVGFQCVAEFARRHNLSFDGKRSDARIAEGLVNGQRVALARPQTFMNDSGKSVVGLVNWYKIDPASELLVVYDDLDLPFGTIKLRNQGSSGGQRGMNSIIQLLGTQKFARLRFGIGRPPEGWEVINFVLGNWNAAERDTLPKLYDRAVEACELCLSDGVTKAMNAVNGEAPKKIKDQAKEPANEQPR, encoded by the coding sequence ATGTTTTTAATTGTTGGGCTGGGCAATCCAGGTGAGAAATATCTGAATAATCGGCATAATGTGGGCTTTCAATGCGTAGCCGAGTTTGCCCGTCGCCATAATTTAAGTTTCGATGGCAAGCGCTCCGATGCTCGGATTGCCGAGGGCTTGGTCAATGGTCAACGAGTGGCCTTGGCTCGCCCGCAAACCTTTATGAACGATAGTGGCAAATCGGTTGTCGGCCTCGTCAATTGGTACAAAATCGACCCAGCCAGTGAATTATTGGTGGTTTACGATGATTTAGATCTGCCTTTTGGCACGATCAAGTTGCGCAATCAAGGCAGTTCTGGTGGCCAGCGTGGCATGAATTCGATTATTCAATTGCTGGGAACCCAAAAATTTGCCCGTTTGCGCTTTGGCATTGGCCGCCCACCTGAAGGTTGGGAAGTGATTAATTTTGTGCTCGGCAATTGGAATGCTGCCGAACGCGACACCTTGCCAAAACTCTACGATCGGGCAGTTGAGGCCTGCGAATTGTGCTTGAGTGATGGCGTGACCAAAGCCATGAATGCCGTCAATGGCGAAGCCCCCAAGAAAATTAAAGACCAAGCAAAGGAGCCAGCCAATGAGCAACCACGTTGA
- a CDS encoding methyltransferase, with protein sequence MQLTPENYHEQLIALVLTDDFVRLTMSGTARVADLRWQRVVVRPVQLKQGRAWQAAYFDQRQNITKNYSIEQASSALGEIIAIPLSNITLETTSERIQIQRSKKGKVIISRARNQAAAPDLRHNHVKALSLPSDRPDAYLQKTGIMTNDGVIRASMSKKYTQINEFLRVFDELDLKPSPEQPLRILDAGCGSAYLTFAAYHYLVNIRGLAAVVIGVDSNEYLIAKCRAQAEELGYTDMQFIAMPLADWQSEQRPDVVFSLHACDTATDDALALAIRSQAQAILSVPCCHKHLTHQIQAEVLNSMLRHGSIRQRTADLVTDSLRAQLLRINGYRSEIIEFVDAEQTGKNLMIRAMRSKKPDSKALAEYQALKQFWGVTPYLEQLLG encoded by the coding sequence ATGCAACTAACACCAGAAAATTATCATGAGCAGTTGATCGCGTTGGTGTTAACTGACGATTTTGTGCGCCTGACCATGAGTGGCACTGCCCGTGTTGCTGATCTACGTTGGCAACGGGTGGTGGTGCGGCCTGTGCAATTGAAACAAGGCCGCGCTTGGCAAGCAGCTTATTTTGATCAGCGCCAAAATATCACCAAAAATTACTCAATTGAGCAAGCCAGCAGCGCTCTCGGCGAGATTATTGCGATTCCGCTGAGCAATATTACCCTGGAAACCACCAGCGAACGGATCCAAATCCAACGCAGCAAAAAGGGCAAAGTGATTATTAGTCGGGCACGCAATCAAGCGGCGGCTCCAGATTTGCGCCATAACCACGTTAAAGCCTTGTCTTTGCCCAGCGATCGCCCTGATGCCTATTTGCAAAAAACTGGCATTATGACCAACGATGGGGTGATTCGTGCCAGCATGAGCAAAAAATACACCCAAATCAACGAATTTTTGCGGGTGTTCGATGAGCTTGATCTCAAGCCCAGCCCTGAGCAACCGTTGCGAATTCTTGATGCTGGCTGTGGCTCGGCCTATTTGACCTTTGCGGCCTATCACTATTTGGTCAACATTCGCGGCTTAGCGGCGGTAGTGATTGGGGTTGATTCAAACGAGTATTTAATTGCTAAATGTCGCGCTCAAGCAGAAGAATTGGGCTACACCGATATGCAATTTATCGCCATGCCCTTAGCCGATTGGCAGTCTGAGCAGCGGCCTGATGTGGTATTTTCGTTGCATGCCTGCGATACCGCCACCGACGATGCCTTGGCTTTGGCAATTCGCAGCCAAGCCCAAGCAATTTTGAGCGTGCCTTGTTGCCATAAACATCTGACGCATCAAATTCAAGCTGAGGTGCTCAACTCCATGTTACGCCATGGCAGCATTCGCCAGCGCACCGCCGATTTAGTGACCGACAGCCTGCGTGCCCAACTGTTGCGGATCAATGGCTATCGTAGCGAGATTATTGAGTTTGTTGATGCTGAACAGACTGGGAAGAATTTAATGATTCG